The proteins below are encoded in one region of Clostridium fermenticellae:
- the rd gene encoding rubredoxin — MEKYVCTVCGYVYDPEVGDPDNGVNPGTSFKDLPETWVCPLCGVGKDQFEVEK, encoded by the coding sequence TTGGAAAAGTATGTTTGTACAGTATGCGGATATGTATATGATCCTGAAGTTGGGGATCCAGATAATGGAGTGAATCCAGGAACATCTTTTAAAGATTTACCAGAAACGTGGGTTTGTCCTCTTTGTGGAGTTGGGAAAGATCAATTTGAAGTAGAAAAATAA
- a CDS encoding LiaI-LiaF-like domain-containing protein: MIQRRVGTLTFGLLMIVLGILYLLITVFNIHIEEYILKFWPIILISLGIETLTLNKLSIKNNIELKYDLLSFFLIIIMIFFCFGIYTANKLIYYIPYLKSALTIGGYI; encoded by the coding sequence ATGATACAAAGAAGGGTTGGAACGTTGACTTTTGGTCTTCTTATGATAGTTTTAGGCATACTTTATCTACTTATAACTGTCTTCAATATTCACATTGAAGAGTATATATTGAAATTTTGGCCCATTATACTAATATCACTTGGAATAGAAACATTGACATTAAACAAGCTAAGTATAAAAAACAATATTGAATTAAAATATGATTTGTTAAGTTTTTTTCTAATAATTATAATGATATTCTTCTGTTTCGGCATATATACAGCAAATAAATTAATATATTATATTCCCTACTTAAAAAGTGCATTAACAATTGGCGGATATATTTAA
- a CDS encoding response regulator transcription factor: protein MAQKILVVDDEREIRNLMEIYLKNEGFCIIKASNGIEALNILDRNDICLVILDIMMPKMDGIETCIRIRKTKNMPIIMLSAKGEDMDKILGLTTGADDYITKPFNPLELIARVKSQIRRYTKLNAVYNPKIEKTIEIDDLSINTDTHEVIVGDKIVNLTKREFDILKLLAENRGMVFSTEKIYESVWKEGFYDSYNTVMVHIRKIREKIEQNPRKPKYIKTVWGVGYKIEKAL from the coding sequence ATGGCTCAGAAAATTTTGGTCGTTGATGATGAAAGAGAAATAAGAAATTTAATGGAAATTTACTTAAAAAATGAAGGATTTTGTATCATTAAGGCATCTAATGGCATAGAAGCTTTAAATATACTTGATCGAAATGATATATGTCTTGTTATACTTGATATAATGATGCCTAAAATGGATGGAATTGAAACGTGCATAAGAATAAGAAAAACTAAAAACATGCCTATTATAATGTTGTCTGCCAAAGGAGAAGATATGGACAAGATTTTGGGACTTACAACAGGTGCTGATGATTATATAACAAAACCTTTTAATCCACTGGAACTCATAGCTAGGGTAAAATCCCAAATAAGGAGATATACAAAACTAAATGCTGTCTACAATCCTAAAATTGAAAAAACGATTGAAATTGATGATCTATCAATAAATACAGATACGCATGAAGTTATTGTAGGTGATAAAATTGTAAATCTAACAAAAAGAGAATTTGATATACTTAAGCTGCTTGCAGAAAATAGAGGGATGGTTTTTAGTACTGAAAAAATATATGAAAGTGTTTGGAAAGAAGGATTTTATGATTCTTACAATACAGTTATGGTGCATATTAGAAAAATACGAGAAAAGATAGAACAGAATCCTAGGAAACCTAAGTATATTAAGACTGTTTGGGGAGTTGGTTATAAAATTGAAAAAGCTCTTTAA
- a CDS encoding sensor histidine kinase: protein MKKLFNFIFRFYGFIKDNVSKSIRLELVVTFAICLISAFIAGSWYNGHYKEQHMIAQIDYSNGIQELSSKLSEIKSELENLNTLNKNYINQKIDESLSKKDGTVKIYLADMDGNVICKSKSAYQKKLDIYSLVNKAEDFRKEYDKSIVIDTDNGILKKRVVLDKVQEYVEIDGLNISNRKLYLIIMGVPEQKTTYIRSNGSIFSVIEAIVVFIGLFYFMTIKKMGYIEIVSRGLVEISKNNLDYRIKIYGKDELAKLANNINFMASELKKRVEGERAAEKTKNDLITNVSHDLRTPLTSIKGYLGLIKDKKYKDEVQMGEFLDIAYAKSEKLEILINDLFEYTKLSNKVIEIHRKKIYIDELLEQLSEELHVICEENNVKLHKNFHGSRIYAYVDPDKIVRVFENLIMNAIRYSLKPGGINLELKDNGKCILISVENRCDHIDESDLKKLFNRFFRVDKSRSEATGGSGLGLAIAKSIVELHDGKIWAESIEDRVIFYVELKKDIQS, encoded by the coding sequence TTGAAAAAGCTCTTTAATTTTATCTTTAGATTTTATGGTTTTATAAAAGATAATGTAAGCAAAAGCATAAGACTTGAACTAGTAGTTACTTTTGCAATATGTTTAATTTCTGCATTTATTGCTGGAAGTTGGTATAATGGTCATTATAAAGAGCAGCATATGATAGCTCAGATTGATTACAGTAATGGAATTCAGGAACTTTCCTCCAAACTTTCAGAAATAAAATCAGAGCTTGAAAATTTAAATACTTTGAATAAAAATTATATAAACCAAAAAATAGATGAATCTCTTTCAAAAAAAGATGGTACAGTTAAAATATATCTGGCAGACATGGATGGAAATGTAATTTGTAAATCCAAAAGTGCATATCAGAAGAAGCTTGATATATATAGTCTTGTAAATAAGGCAGAAGATTTTAGAAAAGAATATGATAAGTCTATTGTTATAGATACTGATAATGGAATATTAAAGAAAAGGGTTGTACTTGACAAAGTTCAGGAGTATGTGGAGATAGATGGCTTAAATATATCAAATAGAAAATTATATCTTATAATAATGGGAGTACCTGAACAAAAAACTACATATATAAGATCCAATGGTTCAATTTTTTCAGTAATTGAAGCTATAGTAGTATTTATAGGTTTATTCTACTTTATGACAATTAAAAAAATGGGCTATATAGAAATAGTTTCAAGAGGGCTTGTTGAGATATCTAAAAATAATCTTGATTACAGAATAAAAATTTATGGTAAGGATGAGCTGGCTAAGCTTGCTAATAATATAAATTTTATGGCTTCGGAGTTAAAGAAAAGGGTTGAAGGTGAAAGGGCAGCAGAAAAGACTAAAAATGATCTTATAACAAATGTTTCGCATGATTTGAGAACACCTCTTACATCAATAAAAGGCTATTTGGGATTGATAAAGGATAAAAAATACAAAGATGAAGTTCAGATGGGGGAATTTCTTGATATAGCATATGCTAAATCTGAAAAACTAGAGATACTAATAAATGATCTTTTTGAATATACAAAACTAAGCAATAAGGTTATAGAAATTCACAGGAAAAAAATATATATAGATGAACTTTTAGAACAACTTTCCGAGGAATTACATGTTATATGTGAGGAAAATAATGTAAAGCTGCATAAAAATTTTCATGGAAGCAGGATTTATGCATATGTTGATCCAGATAAAATAGTTAGAGTATTTGAAAATTTAATTATGAATGCTATAAGATACAGTTTAAAACCTGGAGGTATAAATCTTGAACTTAAAGATAATGGTAAATGCATTCTGATTTCTGTAGAAAATAGATGTGATCATATAGATGAAAGTGATTTAAAAAAGTTATTTAACAGATTTTTCAGGGTTGATAAGTCACGATCAGAAGCAACAGGAGGAAGTGGCTTGGGTCTTGCCATAGCCAAGAGTATAGTTGAATTACATGATGGAAAAATATGGGCTGAAAGTATTG